From the Luteolibacter arcticus genome, one window contains:
- a CDS encoding zinc ribbon domain-containing protein, with protein sequence MLPSIEALLVLQDRDRRLRTLAEDLAKIPKDEARAKDRLAGDTAAVAKAKEALMANEVEIKKVELDVGTRKTTINRLKVQQFETRKNDEFTALGNEIVRYEKEVDGLETKELEFMERADALRATLNQAEAALAKTQQLVNEDLAAFADRKKRLEADQSEVQAERDRLAADAPPDQLPLYERLLKIKNGVAIVPVDAGKCSGCHIKLVASTLVKVKSGTEGVQCESCGRLLYEGE encoded by the coding sequence ATGCTGCCATCGATTGAAGCCCTGCTGGTGCTCCAGGACCGCGACCGCCGCCTGCGGACGCTTGCCGAGGACCTCGCCAAAATCCCCAAGGACGAGGCCCGCGCCAAGGACCGGCTCGCCGGCGACACCGCCGCCGTGGCCAAGGCCAAGGAGGCCCTGATGGCCAACGAAGTGGAGATCAAGAAGGTGGAACTCGACGTCGGGACCCGCAAGACGACCATCAACCGCCTCAAGGTACAGCAGTTCGAAACTCGCAAGAACGACGAGTTCACCGCCTTGGGGAATGAAATCGTCCGCTATGAGAAGGAGGTCGATGGCCTTGAAACCAAGGAGCTCGAATTCATGGAGCGTGCCGATGCGTTGCGCGCCACCCTTAACCAAGCGGAAGCCGCGTTGGCAAAGACCCAGCAACTGGTGAACGAGGACCTGGCCGCTTTCGCCGACCGGAAGAAGCGCCTCGAAGCGGACCAGTCGGAGGTGCAAGCCGAGCGCGACCGACTCGCCGCCGACGCCCCTCCCGACCAACTCCCGCTTTACGAGCGTCTGCTCAAGATCAAGAACGGCGTCGCCATCGTGCCCGTCGATGCCGGCAAATGCAGCGGCTGCCACATCAAGCTGGTCGCCTCCACGCTGGTGAAGGTGAAGTCAGGCACCGAAGGCGTGCAGTGCGAAAGCTGCGGACGCCTGCTCTACGAGGGCGAGTGA
- a CDS encoding type II secretion system protein produces MKTTIRKSRGRGYTLIELTLAMSVGIVISALVMSLVNQQLAFLRIFRAQSFLVTEAPMLNNYLVKVVGNADSYRLYASVEDLVAGRAQVMENAPVIMLRFKEPNGTFRASVLSFENPGTGSGLYYRMVNTSGVLGSPSWSLSKRPTNVRFSIEQGILRVRVSGPNGEEVIYSGAMQL; encoded by the coding sequence ATGAAAACCACGATCCGGAAATCCCGCGGTCGCGGGTACACCTTGATTGAGCTGACGCTGGCCATGAGCGTCGGGATCGTCATCTCGGCGCTGGTGATGTCGCTGGTGAACCAGCAACTGGCGTTTCTCAGGATCTTCCGCGCCCAGAGCTTCCTGGTGACGGAGGCTCCGATGCTGAACAACTACCTCGTCAAGGTCGTCGGGAACGCCGACAGCTACCGGCTTTACGCGAGCGTCGAGGATCTCGTGGCCGGACGGGCGCAGGTGATGGAGAACGCTCCTGTCATCATGCTCCGTTTCAAGGAGCCGAACGGCACCTTCCGCGCCTCGGTGCTTTCCTTTGAGAACCCGGGAACGGGTAGCGGGCTCTACTACCGCATGGTGAATACATCGGGCGTGCTGGGCAGTCCGTCATGGTCCCTTTCCAAGAGGCCGACCAATGTCCGCTTTTCGATCGAGCAGGGGATCCTGCGGGTTCGCGTGAGCGGTCCCAACGGTGAAGAAGTGATCTACTCAGGAGCAATGCAGCTATGA
- the mutL gene encoding DNA mismatch repair endonuclease MutL: MPRIRILPEILASQVAAGEVVERPASAIKELVENSLDAGAGEILVEIRRGGAALLRVIDDGSGMSRDDALLSLERHATSKLVDSAGLASIRTLGFRGEAVPSIASVSRFRLITREPQAVAGTEIAVEGGVMRDVREAGCAPGTTVEVKDLFFNVPARRKFLRAETTESAHVEHQLRMHALAAAGVRFRFRKDEREVFDLPGGMSRLDRVRWMTGTELGKELIVLPLTHGNGVSVEGFVLPAAHARRGRRHQCVFLNGRPVEDSAISRGLAEGFRGALADGLHPAAWMWIDIEPSLVDVNVHPAKREIRLHRPHELRDVLAEAVREGLAKAEAAKRPVFKVASGPPVRPADELPVRHSSPGPTQGPSPARSAPREWPATLPVQRIFETIAAPAPVVIPEPEQKALPFRYVGTLHERFALLESEDGLVLLDPRAARERILYERWLHDADGRGVESQTLLVPVLLEPGPRECELAIRHRDEFAKAGIELEDFGSGTLRVGSLPDFLKLADVRSFLTGLMDELAGGQLPGSRVAFDHLAKLLARRAALAESPRPQEALRLLEVLFRCDLPYCAPDGRPTLSEFSMRELERRFSGVKSGGF, from the coding sequence GTGCCTCGCATCCGCATCCTGCCTGAGATCCTCGCCAGCCAAGTGGCGGCGGGGGAGGTGGTCGAGCGGCCGGCCAGTGCGATCAAGGAATTGGTCGAGAACAGCCTGGACGCCGGGGCGGGGGAGATCCTGGTGGAAATCCGCCGTGGCGGGGCCGCGCTGCTGCGGGTGATCGACGATGGCTCGGGCATGTCGCGCGATGACGCCCTCCTCAGCCTGGAGCGCCACGCGACCAGCAAGCTTGTCGATTCTGCGGGGCTCGCATCCATTCGCACGCTCGGTTTTCGCGGTGAGGCAGTGCCCAGCATTGCCAGCGTGTCCCGGTTCCGGCTGATCACCCGCGAACCCCAGGCGGTGGCGGGGACGGAGATCGCCGTCGAAGGGGGAGTAATGCGCGACGTCCGGGAAGCGGGCTGCGCCCCCGGGACCACCGTCGAGGTGAAGGATCTCTTTTTCAACGTGCCGGCCCGGCGGAAATTCCTCAGAGCGGAGACCACCGAGTCGGCCCATGTGGAGCACCAGCTCCGGATGCATGCGCTTGCTGCCGCCGGAGTGCGATTCCGGTTTCGGAAGGACGAGCGCGAGGTTTTCGACCTCCCGGGGGGCATGTCGCGGCTCGATCGCGTGCGCTGGATGACCGGGACCGAACTGGGGAAGGAATTGATCGTGCTGCCGCTCACCCACGGCAACGGTGTGTCGGTGGAAGGCTTTGTCCTGCCAGCCGCCCATGCGCGCCGGGGCCGCCGCCACCAGTGCGTTTTCCTCAATGGGCGGCCGGTGGAAGACTCGGCGATTTCCCGTGGTCTGGCCGAGGGGTTTCGCGGTGCCTTGGCCGATGGGCTGCATCCGGCCGCTTGGATGTGGATCGATATCGAGCCGTCGCTGGTGGATGTAAACGTCCACCCCGCGAAACGGGAAATCCGCCTGCACCGGCCACACGAGTTGCGCGACGTGCTGGCCGAGGCGGTCCGCGAAGGTTTGGCCAAGGCCGAGGCGGCCAAGCGCCCAGTGTTCAAGGTGGCGTCGGGCCCTCCCGTCCGGCCGGCGGATGAGCTGCCGGTCCGCCACAGCTCGCCCGGCCCGACTCAGGGCCCGTCTCCAGCGAGGAGTGCGCCACGCGAATGGCCTGCAACCTTGCCGGTCCAGCGGATTTTCGAAACCATCGCCGCTCCGGCACCCGTGGTCATCCCGGAGCCGGAGCAGAAAGCGCTGCCGTTTCGTTACGTGGGCACGCTTCACGAGCGCTTCGCCCTCCTGGAATCCGAGGATGGCTTGGTCCTGCTCGACCCCCGTGCCGCGCGGGAACGCATCCTCTACGAGCGCTGGCTGCACGATGCGGATGGCCGCGGCGTGGAAAGCCAGACGCTGCTGGTGCCGGTGCTGCTGGAGCCCGGTCCCCGCGAGTGCGAGCTGGCGATTCGCCACCGCGACGAATTCGCCAAGGCCGGCATCGAGCTGGAAGATTTCGGCTCCGGCACCTTGCGGGTCGGTTCGTTGCCGGATTTCCTCAAGCTCGCCGACGTCCGCTCCTTCTTGACAGGCCTGATGGACGAACTCGCTGGCGGCCAGCTTCCCGGCAGCCGGGTGGCGTTCGATCACCTCGCCAAATTGCTCGCCCGCCGGGCGGCGTTGGCCGAGTCGCCCCGACCACAGGAGGCCTTGCGCTTGCTCGAGGTGCTTTTCCGCTGCGATCTCCCGTACTGTGCCCCGGACGGGCGGCCTACGCTCAGCGAATTTTCGATGCGCGAGCTTGAGAGGCGCTTTTCCGGGGTGAAATCCGGAGGTTTTTGA
- a CDS encoding HesB/IscA family protein, with protein sequence MSFLQMITVTDKAAGELRALLERKGATPETGLRLAVRKGGCAGWQYVMEIAPAEDGDTIVEVPGARVIVAADSAGKLDGCRIDYCDDLNDAGFRIDNPNAARSCGCGTSFETANEPTPEPEECR encoded by the coding sequence TTGTCTTTCCTGCAGATGATCACGGTGACCGACAAGGCAGCGGGCGAGTTGCGGGCATTGCTGGAACGCAAGGGCGCAACGCCGGAAACCGGGCTGCGCCTCGCGGTCCGCAAGGGCGGCTGCGCGGGCTGGCAGTATGTCATGGAGATCGCCCCGGCTGAGGACGGCGACACCATCGTGGAGGTTCCCGGTGCGCGGGTGATCGTAGCCGCCGACAGCGCCGGCAAGCTGGATGGCTGCCGGATCGACTACTGCGACGATCTCAACGACGCCGGCTTCCGCATCGATAATCCGAATGCCGCCCGCTCGTGCGGCTGCGGCACCTCGTTCGAGACTGCCAACGAGCCGACGCCCGAGCCGGAGGAGTGCCGCTGA
- the gpmI gene encoding 2,3-bisphosphoglycerate-independent phosphoglycerate mutase, translating to MAKKPVVLIIRDGWGVNPGGKKTAKKDGNATLLAKTPFHDVILEEYPKGFLSASGLDVGLPDGQMGNSEVGHLNLGAGRVVYQDLTRINKAIEEGTLAKNKTFKKALAAAKGKRLHFLGLLSDGGVHSHQDHLCAMVAMAKEAGVDDIMVHAITDGRDTSPTGGAGYVSKVEDEIAKYGARIATVTGRYYAMDRDKRWERTKLAWDAIVHGIGEAKDVLASEAIAEAYGDEKTDEFLLPMVFVTPGKKLIRDGDVVLFFNFRADRVRQLSDAFLTEGTFKPFKAGRRPKVHYVTLTQYDANYKCDVIFGPDKLKMGLGETVAKAKKNQMRIAETEKYPHVTYFFNGGIEKPNKDEDRYIIPSPKDVATYDLKPEMSASKVTATVLEQLKNYDLVILNFANPDMVGHTGVVEAAIKACEIIDADVKAIVEETLKLGGKLLLTADHGNCEFMINADGSPNTAHTTNLVHLIYVAADAAKYEVKDGILADVAPTLLDMLGLPQPKEMTGSSLLVKRK from the coding sequence ATGGCCAAGAAACCGGTGGTGCTCATCATTCGCGACGGCTGGGGTGTGAACCCCGGGGGGAAGAAGACGGCGAAAAAAGACGGCAACGCGACGCTGCTCGCCAAGACCCCGTTCCACGACGTGATCCTGGAAGAGTATCCCAAGGGCTTCCTCAGCGCCTCCGGCCTCGATGTGGGCCTGCCTGACGGCCAAATGGGCAATTCGGAAGTCGGCCACCTCAACCTTGGCGCCGGACGAGTCGTTTATCAGGATCTGACCCGTATCAACAAGGCGATCGAGGAAGGCACGCTGGCCAAGAACAAGACCTTCAAGAAGGCGCTCGCAGCGGCGAAAGGGAAGCGCCTGCATTTCCTCGGCCTGCTTTCCGACGGCGGTGTCCATTCCCACCAGGATCATCTTTGCGCGATGGTCGCGATGGCCAAGGAAGCCGGCGTCGATGACATCATGGTCCATGCGATCACCGACGGCCGCGACACTTCTCCCACCGGAGGTGCCGGCTACGTTTCCAAGGTCGAGGACGAGATCGCGAAGTACGGTGCCCGGATCGCCACCGTGACCGGCCGCTACTACGCGATGGATCGCGACAAGCGCTGGGAGCGCACCAAGCTGGCATGGGACGCGATTGTCCACGGCATCGGCGAGGCCAAGGACGTGCTCGCCTCCGAGGCGATAGCCGAGGCATACGGCGACGAGAAGACCGACGAGTTCCTGTTGCCGATGGTCTTCGTCACGCCGGGCAAGAAGCTCATCCGGGACGGGGATGTCGTCCTGTTCTTCAATTTCCGCGCTGACCGGGTGCGCCAGCTTTCCGATGCCTTCCTCACCGAGGGCACCTTCAAGCCCTTCAAGGCCGGCCGTCGCCCGAAGGTCCACTACGTGACCCTGACCCAGTACGACGCGAACTATAAGTGCGACGTCATCTTCGGCCCGGACAAGCTCAAGATGGGCCTCGGCGAGACCGTCGCGAAGGCGAAGAAGAACCAGATGCGGATCGCCGAGACGGAGAAGTATCCGCACGTGACCTACTTCTTTAACGGCGGCATCGAGAAGCCGAACAAGGACGAGGACCGCTACATCATTCCTTCGCCGAAGGACGTGGCCACCTACGACCTCAAGCCGGAGATGAGCGCGAGCAAGGTCACTGCCACGGTGCTCGAGCAGCTCAAGAACTACGATCTGGTCATCCTCAACTTTGCCAATCCCGACATGGTCGGTCATACCGGCGTGGTCGAGGCCGCGATCAAGGCCTGCGAAATCATCGACGCCGACGTAAAGGCGATCGTCGAGGAGACGCTCAAGCTCGGCGGCAAGCTGCTGCTCACCGCCGACCACGGGAACTGCGAGTTCATGATCAACGCGGATGGCTCACCGAACACCGCGCACACGACCAACCTCGTGCATCTCATTTACGTCGCCGCCGATGCTGCGAAGTACGAAGTGAAGGACGGCATCCTGGCGGACGTCGCACCGACGCTGCTCGACATGCTGGGCCTTCCCCAACCGAAGGAAATGACCGGCAGCTCGCTGCTGGTGAAGAGGAAGTGA
- a CDS encoding potassium transporter Kup, whose protein sequence is MNSPSDGHAVRQPTLPAATLAALGIVFGDIGTSPLYAFRECFAPHGIDPTPMTATNLVGAASLIVWALILVVSIKYVLIILKLDNRGEGGILALSALIRSAARRLGGKDRKSVLLLGLAGSSLIYADGMITPSISVLSAVEGLSVSAPLLAHYVVPLAVGILIAMFAIQRHGTGKVGILFGPIVLTWFVTLGVLGLRGIIQHPEVLGALSPAAGIMFLVHEWHHAFPLLAAVFLAVTGGEALYADLGHFGTRPIRFGWFCVVFPGLVLNYLGQAALLSYEPEAIRAPFFLLAPEYFRLPLTILATAAAAIASQALISGAFSLTTQAVQLGCLPRVRIRYTSEHSIGQVYVPAVNRFLLLACIVLVITFKSSTALAGAYGIAIILTMTITSFLFYSAARAAWGWSILKAGLVTSLFLLVELPFLAANSLKILHGGWLPLIVAGTAMGLMMTWLWGRARLYARLSRESLPIDALLADLKKGHIHRVSGTAVYMSGRGDTVPTALLHNLKHNQVLHERVVLLHVQTLDQPHAGPAESLGHTDLGEGVHRVNLSFGFADTPDVPEALKARLPEVVKFHPGKATYVLGRETYGVGKNASALDRVRLALFAVMARNASPATAYFRLPPGRVVELGAQITL, encoded by the coding sequence ATGAACAGTCCTTCCGACGGCCACGCCGTCCGCCAGCCCACGCTCCCCGCTGCCACGCTTGCGGCCCTTGGCATTGTTTTCGGCGACATTGGCACCAGCCCGCTCTACGCCTTCCGCGAGTGCTTTGCTCCCCACGGCATCGATCCGACGCCGATGACCGCGACCAATCTGGTCGGCGCCGCCTCGCTGATCGTCTGGGCGCTGATTCTGGTGGTGTCGATCAAGTATGTGCTGATCATCCTCAAGCTCGATAACCGCGGCGAGGGCGGGATCCTGGCATTGTCCGCCCTGATCCGCTCGGCCGCACGTCGGCTAGGAGGAAAGGACCGGAAGTCGGTCCTCCTACTCGGCCTGGCGGGCTCGTCGCTGATTTACGCGGACGGGATGATCACCCCTTCGATTTCGGTGCTCAGCGCCGTGGAAGGCCTTTCCGTCAGTGCGCCGCTGCTTGCGCACTACGTGGTTCCGCTCGCGGTCGGGATTCTGATCGCGATGTTCGCCATCCAGCGTCATGGCACGGGCAAGGTCGGCATTCTGTTCGGTCCCATCGTTCTCACCTGGTTCGTCACCCTCGGGGTCCTTGGACTTCGCGGAATCATCCAGCATCCGGAAGTCCTCGGAGCCCTGAGCCCGGCGGCGGGCATCATGTTCCTCGTTCACGAGTGGCACCACGCCTTCCCGTTGCTCGCAGCCGTCTTCCTCGCCGTCACCGGTGGGGAGGCGCTTTACGCCGACCTCGGGCATTTCGGAACCCGCCCGATCCGCTTCGGCTGGTTCTGCGTGGTATTTCCCGGTCTGGTGCTGAACTACCTCGGCCAAGCCGCGCTGCTCAGCTATGAGCCGGAAGCGATCCGCGCTCCGTTCTTCCTGTTGGCCCCGGAATATTTCCGCCTGCCGCTGACCATCCTCGCCACCGCCGCCGCCGCGATCGCCAGCCAGGCGCTTATCTCCGGTGCCTTCTCGCTGACCACCCAGGCGGTGCAACTCGGCTGCCTGCCGCGCGTCCGCATCCGCTACACCTCGGAGCATTCGATCGGCCAGGTTTACGTGCCGGCCGTCAATCGCTTCCTGCTGCTCGCCTGCATCGTGCTGGTGATCACTTTCAAAAGCTCCACCGCCCTCGCCGGGGCTTATGGCATCGCCATCATCCTGACGATGACGATCACCTCGTTCCTCTTCTACTCGGCCGCCCGCGCCGCGTGGGGATGGTCCATCTTAAAGGCTGGTTTGGTGACCTCGCTGTTCCTCTTGGTCGAGCTGCCCTTTCTGGCGGCAAACTCACTCAAGATCCTTCACGGGGGCTGGTTGCCGCTGATCGTGGCCGGAACCGCCATGGGACTCATGATGACCTGGCTGTGGGGGCGGGCCCGGCTCTACGCCCGGCTCTCTCGTGAATCACTGCCCATCGATGCGCTGCTGGCCGACCTCAAAAAGGGTCACATCCACCGCGTCTCCGGCACCGCCGTCTACATGAGCGGTCGCGGCGACACGGTGCCGACCGCCTTGCTGCACAATTTGAAACACAACCAGGTGCTGCACGAGCGTGTGGTCCTGCTGCACGTCCAGACCCTCGATCAGCCGCATGCCGGGCCGGCCGAATCGCTCGGCCATACCGACCTCGGCGAGGGCGTTCACCGCGTGAACCTGAGCTTTGGATTTGCCGACACGCCCGACGTGCCCGAGGCTCTCAAAGCCCGGTTGCCCGAGGTTGTGAAATTCCACCCTGGCAAGGCCACCTACGTGCTCGGTCGCGAGACCTACGGCGTTGGCAAGAACGCCAGCGCACTCGACCGCGTGCGACTTGCGCTATTCGCCGTGATGGCCAGGAACGCCTCGCCGGCGACGGCCTATTTCCGCCTGCCGCCTGGCCGGGTGGTCGAGCTCGGCGCGCAGATCACCCTTTGA
- a CDS encoding patatin-like phospholipase family protein, with protein MLGKILNFFRSSPRPARRERPLEDAPVPKLGLALSSGGARGLAHVGVLQVLEENNIEIHAIAGSSMGAYIGALWAVGFSGKALEDLAAEMQDRRQLWKLADPMFPPMKGLFHGHKARAHLERSLGDVRFEDLERRLLIVTVDIDTKERLVLRRGRIADAVHASCAMPGIIAPVMLNGHRCIDGGVIDPVPVGALRKYSEVDRVLAVSTLATFEDVDEGICRAEDEERPDFGMLKRLGMTLNSNFNFMARGNMIDTFRQSIRAAQIRLAHESCKRADVCLRPEHFFAPWHDYAGFRRFIDAGRQVALDHLDEIRALLRPDFQAHETPSVQPMVGHDVA; from the coding sequence ATGCTCGGCAAGATCCTGAACTTCTTCCGCAGTTCGCCGCGCCCGGCCCGCCGGGAACGGCCCTTGGAAGACGCGCCGGTGCCGAAGCTGGGTCTCGCCCTTTCCTCCGGGGGTGCCCGCGGCCTCGCCCATGTCGGCGTGCTCCAGGTGCTGGAGGAAAACAACATCGAGATTCACGCCATCGCCGGCTCCAGCATGGGGGCCTATATCGGCGCGCTGTGGGCCGTCGGATTCTCGGGAAAAGCCCTCGAGGACCTCGCCGCCGAAATGCAGGACCGCCGCCAGCTTTGGAAACTGGCCGACCCTATGTTTCCGCCCATGAAAGGGCTGTTCCACGGCCACAAGGCTCGTGCCCACCTCGAACGCTCGCTCGGCGATGTTCGCTTCGAGGATCTCGAGCGCCGCTTGTTAATCGTAACGGTCGACATCGATACCAAGGAGCGCCTCGTCCTGCGGCGCGGCCGCATCGCCGACGCAGTGCATGCCTCGTGCGCCATGCCGGGCATCATCGCGCCGGTCATGCTCAATGGTCACCGGTGTATTGACGGCGGCGTGATCGATCCCGTTCCGGTTGGTGCGTTGCGGAAGTACTCCGAAGTCGACCGGGTTCTCGCCGTTTCCACCTTGGCGACTTTTGAAGATGTCGATGAGGGCATTTGCCGGGCTGAGGACGAAGAACGACCCGACTTCGGCATGTTGAAGCGCCTCGGCATGACGCTCAACAGCAACTTCAACTTCATGGCCCGCGGCAACATGATCGACACCTTCCGCCAAAGCATTCGCGCCGCGCAGATCCGCCTCGCCCATGAGTCCTGCAAGCGGGCCGATGTTTGTTTGAGGCCCGAACACTTCTTCGCGCCCTGGCACGACTACGCTGGCTTCCGCCGCTTCATCGATGCCGGCCGTCAGGTCGCACTCGATCACCTCGACGAGATCCGCGCGCTGCTGCGCCCCGACTTTCAAGCCCATGAAACCCCGTCCGTTCAACCCATGGTGGGCCACGACGTCGCGTGA
- a CDS encoding phenylacetate--CoA ligase family protein has translation MKPRPFNPWWATTSRDELHHRQDALLRRLLKDRVAPFTAYYGKLFKGLGIEPGDIRGTDDLKLLPFTSKADLTTPRDFVVIPDEKVLRHQWSTLRYALTHGPAATKQALEEELRPILLTSTTGRSAAPVPFLYTKHDLANLEECGRRMMELCKSDPSWRHINAFPFAPHLAFWLAHHAGTGFNTFMMSTGGGKTLGTDGNLRLITKIDPDAIIAMPTFLYHLLQQAAHEKLRWTKLKRIVLGGEKVPLGMRRKLRALCEEIGAEKVAIMSTYGFTEAKLAWTECMPPDGADPTGFHTYPDFAFLEVIDPKTGERVPDGQPGEIVCTPLDARGTVVIRYRTGDLIEGGLTYEPCPHCGRTCPRLLGKISRVSDIRELNVDKLKGTLVDFNALENLLDDTDGLGAWQIELRKRHDDPLETDQVFVHAVPINGCDHEALREQISHRFGEAVEFAPNDIVFHSWDEMRRMQGVGKELKEQKVVDHRPTPEVS, from the coding sequence ATGAAACCCCGTCCGTTCAACCCATGGTGGGCCACGACGTCGCGTGACGAGCTCCACCACCGGCAGGATGCGCTGTTACGGCGCCTCCTGAAGGATCGCGTGGCCCCCTTTACCGCCTACTACGGCAAGCTTTTCAAGGGGCTGGGCATTGAGCCCGGCGACATCCGGGGCACGGACGACCTCAAGCTGCTACCCTTCACGTCCAAGGCCGATCTCACCACGCCCCGCGACTTCGTGGTCATCCCCGACGAGAAGGTCCTGCGCCACCAGTGGTCCACGCTCCGCTACGCACTCACCCACGGTCCCGCGGCGACGAAGCAAGCGCTGGAGGAAGAACTGCGTCCAATCCTGCTAACAAGCACCACCGGTCGCTCCGCCGCGCCGGTGCCCTTCCTCTATACCAAGCACGACCTCGCCAACCTCGAGGAGTGCGGACGTCGCATGATGGAACTGTGCAAGTCCGATCCCTCGTGGCGGCACATCAATGCTTTCCCCTTCGCGCCTCACCTCGCCTTCTGGTTGGCCCACCACGCAGGCACCGGCTTCAACACCTTCATGATGTCCACCGGCGGCGGCAAGACGCTCGGCACGGATGGCAACCTGCGCCTCATCACGAAGATCGATCCCGACGCGATCATCGCGATGCCGACCTTCCTCTATCACCTGCTCCAACAGGCCGCCCACGAGAAGCTGCGCTGGACCAAGCTCAAGCGCATCGTCCTCGGCGGCGAGAAGGTCCCACTCGGGATGCGCCGAAAACTCCGCGCGTTGTGCGAGGAGATCGGGGCCGAAAAGGTCGCCATCATGTCCACCTACGGCTTCACCGAAGCCAAGCTCGCATGGACCGAATGCATGCCGCCGGACGGTGCGGATCCCACCGGCTTCCATACCTATCCGGATTTCGCGTTCCTCGAGGTGATCGACCCGAAGACCGGCGAACGCGTGCCCGATGGCCAGCCCGGCGAGATCGTTTGCACGCCACTCGATGCCCGCGGCACGGTCGTGATTCGCTACCGCACTGGCGACCTCATTGAAGGCGGGCTCACCTACGAACCCTGCCCGCACTGCGGCAGGACCTGCCCTCGCCTGTTAGGAAAGATTTCCCGCGTCTCCGACATCCGCGAACTCAATGTGGACAAGCTCAAGGGCACACTTGTCGATTTCAACGCGCTCGAGAACCTTTTGGACGACACCGACGGTCTCGGTGCATGGCAGATTGAGTTGCGCAAGCGCCACGACGACCCGCTCGAAACCGACCAGGTCTTCGTTCACGCTGTGCCGATCAACGGATGCGACCACGAGGCCTTGCGCGAGCAGATCAGCCATCGCTTCGGCGAAGCCGTCGAGTTCGCGCCGAACGACATCGTGTTCCACAGTTGGGACGAGATGCGCCGCATGCAAGGAGTCGGCAAGGAGTTGAAGGAGCAGAAGGTCGTCGATCATCGCCCCACCCCCGAAGTCTCATGA
- a CDS encoding thiolase family protein — protein MNDLFIIAGIRTPFCRSGTDFDALGADDLGRHACSALLLRTGIDPGLIDEVIIGCVAQPPDAANVARVIALRTGIPEKTPAVTVHRNCASGMEAITTAHQRMVSGQGELFLVGGAESMSSIPFFYPHSAVAKFATLSKAKEIGEKITAIADFRPRDFKPRIGLQLGLTDPVSGQIMGDTAETLAREFHLTRELQDAFAASSHLKALAAADRLSEEVAPVHLPGKAVTRDNGVREDSTPERLAKLRPIFDRQSGSVTAGNSSQVTDGAVALLVGSEQAAIKLGIEPLGRLTSYAYVGCDPKRMGLGPVHAIGRLGRSPAEADVIEINEAFAAQVLAVLAALKDPNKCGLAMPPVEIPHEKLNRRGGSIALGHPVGASGARLVLTALHQLRETGGRHALTTLCVGGGQGAALWLERP, from the coding sequence ATGAATGACTTGTTCATCATCGCCGGCATCCGCACCCCCTTCTGCCGTTCAGGCACGGACTTCGATGCCCTTGGCGCGGATGATCTAGGCCGGCACGCCTGCTCCGCCTTGTTGCTCCGCACCGGCATCGATCCGGGACTGATCGACGAAGTCATCATCGGCTGCGTCGCACAACCACCGGACGCCGCGAACGTCGCCCGGGTCATCGCCCTGCGTACCGGCATTCCGGAAAAGACTCCCGCGGTGACCGTTCACCGGAATTGCGCGTCAGGCATGGAGGCGATCACCACCGCCCACCAGCGAATGGTGTCCGGCCAAGGCGAGTTGTTCCTCGTCGGCGGCGCGGAAAGCATGTCGAGCATCCCCTTCTTCTACCCCCATAGTGCGGTCGCGAAGTTCGCCACGCTCTCCAAGGCCAAGGAGATCGGCGAGAAGATCACCGCCATCGCGGATTTCCGGCCGCGCGATTTCAAGCCCCGCATTGGTCTCCAGCTCGGCCTCACCGATCCCGTAAGCGGGCAGATCATGGGCGACACCGCGGAAACCCTGGCCCGTGAGTTTCATCTGACCCGTGAGTTGCAAGACGCCTTCGCCGCCTCCTCCCACCTCAAGGCGCTCGCCGCCGCGGACCGGTTGTCAGAAGAAGTCGCACCGGTCCATCTGCCCGGCAAGGCGGTGACTCGCGACAATGGCGTCCGCGAAGACTCGACCCCTGAAAGGCTCGCCAAGCTTCGCCCGATCTTCGACCGTCAGAGCGGCAGCGTGACCGCGGGCAATAGCTCGCAGGTCACCGATGGCGCGGTGGCCTTGCTCGTCGGCAGCGAGCAAGCCGCCATAAAGCTCGGCATCGAACCTCTCGGGCGTCTCACCAGCTACGCCTACGTCGGCTGCGATCCCAAGCGCATGGGCCTGGGACCGGTGCATGCCATCGGGCGTCTCGGTCGCTCACCGGCGGAGGCCGATGTCATCGAGATTAACGAAGCCTTTGCCGCCCAAGTCCTCGCCGTTCTCGCCGCCTTGAAGGATCCTAACAAATGCGGCCTCGCCATGCCGCCGGTCGAGATCCCGCACGAGAAGCTCAACCGCCGCGGCGGCTCCATCGCGCTTGGCCATCCCGTGGGTGCCAGCGGAGCCCGCCTCGTTCTCACCGCCCTCCATCAGCTCCGTGAGACCGGTGGACGTCACGCTCTCACCACCCTTTGCGTCGGCGGCGGCCAAGGCGCCGCTCTCTGGCTCGAACGCCCGTGA